One Melitaea cinxia chromosome 17, ilMelCinx1.1, whole genome shotgun sequence genomic region harbors:
- the LOC123661846 gene encoding craniofacial development protein 2-like: MTGRGRELADVLERRRINIACLQETKWKGQTAREIGAGCKFYYCGCDGKRNGVGIVLDRELKNKVMDVKRVNDRVIAVKLLIEDSVLNVVSVYAPQTGCDDSMKERFWEDFDAVIMKVPECEEIYIGGDFNGHVGRMNDGYERVHGGRGYGVRNRDGEALLEAALAFDLAIANTFYRKREQHLITYRSGLHSTQIDYILLRRNRLKSAKDCKVIPSESLVSQHRLLLLDLTLKVQSLNKSPKPPVRTKWYRLDDREVAAEFRERVVGKMIEMGDMVGMGVNECWSEMATWVRIVARDVLGETKGKRKIENDTWWWNEEVLIKI; this comes from the exons ATGACTGGGAGAGGACGAGAGCTAGCAGATGTTTTGGAAAGGAGACGAATAAATATAGCGTGCTTGCAGGAGACGAAGTGGAAGGGACAGACAGCAAGAGAAATAGGGGCGGgttgtaagttttattattgcgGCTGTGATGGGAAAAGAAATGGCGTAGGTATAGTGTTAGATAGAGAGCTCAAGAACAAGGTGATGGATGTGAAAAGAGTGAATGATAGAGTTATTGCAGTAAAACTGTTGATTGAAGACTCGGTTTTAAATGTCGTTAGTGTGTATGCGCCGCAAACGGGATGCGATGACAGTATGAAAGAAAGATTTTGggaggattttgatgcggtaaTAATGAAAGTACCAGAGTGCGAGGAAATATACATTGGGGGGGACTTTAATGGACATGTGGGAAGGATGAATGACGGGTATGAGAGGGTGCATGGGGGCAGAGGTTACGGAGTTAGGAACCGAGACGGTGAAGCTCTACTTGAAGCAGCCTTGGCCTTTGACTTAGCAATAGCCAACACATTCTATCGAAAACGGGAACAACACCTTATCACATACCGTAGTGGTCTACACTCTACCCAAATTGACTACATTCTTTTAAGAAGAAACAGGCTAAAATCGGCCAAGGACTGCAAGGTAATACCGAGTGAGAGTCTCGTCTCCCAGCATAGGCTACTGCTCCTGGACTTAACTCTGAAAGTTCAGAGTTTAAATAAGAGCCCGAAGCCCCCAGTTAGAACGAAATGGTACAGATTGGATGATAGGGAGGTGGCTGCAGAATTCCGGGAAAGAGTGGTTGGTAAAATGATAGAGATGGGAGATATGGTGGGGATGGGAGTAAACGAGTGCTGGAGTGAGATGGCAACGTGGGTGCGAATTGTGGCAAGGGATGTCTTAGGGGAAACGAAAGGGAAAAGGAAGATAGAGAATGATACATGGTGGTGGAATGAGGAA gtTTTGATCAAAATATAG
- the LOC123661711 gene encoding allergen Tha p 1-like has product MKTIVILATVLAAVLAYPADTYNPRYDNFDAEELVSNKRVLESYGKCFLDKGPCTAEGNDFKKVIPEALRTSCAKCSPKQRQLVRIVINGFKTKTPELWEELKNKEDPHGEYRETFEKFINASD; this is encoded by the exons ATGAAGACAATTGTGATATTAGCAACCGTACTGGCGGCAGTTCTCGCCTATCCCGCCGATACTTACAACCCTCGCTATGACAACTTTGATGCCGAAGAGCTCGTGAGCAACAAACGCGTTCTAGAAAGTTACGGCAAGTGCTTTCTGGATAAGGGTCCATGCACTGCTGAAGGAAATGACTTCAAAA AGGTAATTCCAGAAGCGCTACGTACTTCTTGCGCTAAGTGCTCGCCGAAACAACGACAGCTGGTCCGCATAGTTATTAACggtttcaaaactaaaactccTGAACTTTGGGAGGAACTCAAGAACAAAGAAGACCCCCATGGCGAATACAGAGAAACTTTTGAGAAGTTCATTAACGCTTCCGACTAA